From the Oryza glaberrima chromosome 5, OglaRS2, whole genome shotgun sequence genome, one window contains:
- the LOC127773322 gene encoding umecyanin-like, with product MASRTQYAFLLLSAVMASLFAGSAAGVYHIIGAGKGWRMAPNKTYYADWARTRNISVGDKLMFLYRSGVYNIVEVPTKELFDACSMRNITNRWQNGPTIIELTQPGPRYYFCGVGKHCEEGEKVAINVSVSAPTLPDSDADADDDDADDSDSSSATPATAADLLIYLAGLAACLLPALLLI from the exons ATGGCGAGCAGGACGCAGTACGCCTTCTTGCTCCTCTCGGCCGTCATGGCCTCCCTCTTCGCCGGCTCGGCCGCCGGAGTTTACCACATCATCGGCGCCGGCAAGGGGTGGCGGATGGCTCCCAACAAGACCTACTACGCGGACTGGGCTCGCACCAGGAACATCAGCGTCGGCGACAAGCTCA TGTTCCTGTACCGGAGCGGGGTGTACAACATCGTGGAGGTGCCGACCAAGGAGCTGTTCGACGCGTGCAGCATGAGGAACATCACAAACCGGTGGCAGAACGGGCCGACCATCATCGAGCTCACCCAGCCCGGGCCGCGCTACTACTTCTGCGGCGTCGGCAAGCACTGCGAGGAAGGCGAGAAGGTGGCCATCAACGTCTCCGTCTCCGCGCCCACGCTGCccgactccgacgccgacgccgacgacgacgacgcggacgaCAGCGACAGCTCGTCCGccacgccggccaccgccgccgaccttcTCATCtacctcgccggcctcgccgcgtgCTTGCTGCCGGCATTGTTGCTAATATGA
- the LOC127773320 gene encoding protein SUPPRESSOR OF PHYA-105 1-like: MAGTHGFRRVGVVEMEAATAAEVAGAGSGTDGDLQIKGSKENGQTAEQPAASEALEMPSTPLPLPRDIDWSEHFSFFNSVGGFGGSMDGARGLTSVGLSNSESRPDSVTQIQSCLNNADERVEELTLKNCISSDAQHEVSAGGSTSSGEKPTVMRGLWGNFTRMAWRASDVANREKLAANRGDVANLRVGDMPIRENLAVSFGNNMISRNDASNKEMGMSHGDHANNKFNLPFGNQQPFLSPWPNQNEQRVERENALIVSSFSARILDQMRSKNVTPSSGVQSFPFKSVLKGKGVVYQGAREEIQVQGNARTRAPMDKIRKIPNIPQDSMARMDGTIFGSGGNVLEPQCEGTSLRELIKPARQTMSKFEKMHFFKQILDLVDKSHAQGFSLQHLRPSYFTISASNQVKYIGSYGTQDLSAPSKLDIATDDIFNRKRYLDPKVESQDSNGDNASITKYQKVGEQGSIAVRRPVHTFWANHRGGNQSEGVDPGALWQGNSSCTVRERFKAAEPFYGGSMPYAQRPSSSGNQQSVFELRMLEESWYRSPEEISQLKGILPSNIYSLGVLLFELFCCCETWEVHCAAMSDLRHRILPPNFLSESPKEAGFCLWLLHPDPCSRPKARDILGCDLINEGRDLSLLDNKTPVAVNEEDTESGLLLGFLSQLKEEKEMHAAKLSADLASLETDIAEVEKRHSMRMGFSLEDMDVLAGSNDLSGASACALGGASLSGLPPSLCRSSIYEERVMRNLEQLENAYYSMRSTIDTSEANIIKRVDNDALRVRQNFHELHSDANAIDEQADPLGCFFDGLCKYARYSRFEVRGILKNADILNSPNVICSLSFDRDEEYFAAAGVSKKIKIFEFDALLNDRVDIHYPLIEMPSKSKLSCVCWNSYIKNYLASTDYDGTVQLWDASSGQGFTQFTEHRKRAWSVSFSEVDPTKLASGSDDCCVKVWSINQKNCTDTIRNVANVCCVQFSPYSSRMLAFGSADYKIYCYDLRNTRIPWCTISGHGKAVSYVRFLDPETLISASTDNTLKIWDLNRTNSSGLSTDACSMTLSGHTNEKNFVGLSVHDGYITCGSENNEVFSYYKTFPMPITSHKFGSIDPITGQETNDDNQQFVSSVCWRGRSNMVVAANSTGSIKVLELV; encoded by the exons ATGGCGGGGACGCATGGTTTTCGTAGGGTAGGCGTGGTCGAGAtggaagcggcgacggcggctgagGTGGCCGGTGCCGGCAGCGGCACGGATGGCGATTTGCAGATTAAAGGCAGCAAGGAGAATGGTCAGACTGCGGAGCAGCCGGCGGCCAGCGAGGCGCTTGAGATGCCCTCCACTCCGCTCCCGCTCCCGAGGGACATAGATTGGTCGGAGCATTTCTCCTTCTTCAATTCGGTGGGCGGGTTTGGGGGCAGCATGGATGGCGCGAGGGGCTTGACTAGTGTTGGCCTATCTAATTCTGAGTCGAGGCCGGATAGTGTAACCCAGATCCAGAGCTGTTTGAACAATGCAGACGAGAGGGTTGAGGAGCTCACATTGAAAAATTGCATCAGCTCCGATGCGCAACATGAGGTTTCAGCTGGTGGAAGCACGAGCAGCGGGGAGAAGCCTACAGTTATGAGGGGTCTGTGGGGTAATTTTACAAGGATGGCATGGAGAGCTAGCGACGTGGCTAACAGGGAAAAATTAGCAGCGAATCGTGGTGACGTTGCAAACTTGAGGGTCGGTGACATGCCCATCAGGGAAAATTTGGCGGTGAGCTTCGGCAACAATATGATCTCACGAAATGATGCATCCAACAAGGAAATGGGAATGAGCCATGGGGATCATGCGAATAACAAGTTCAATTTGCCGTTTGGTAATCAGCAGCCTTTTCTGTCTCCATGGCCTAATCAGAATGAGCAGCGAGTTGAAAGGGAGAATGCTCTCATAGTGAGTAGCTTTTCAGCTAGAATTCTGGATCAGATGAGGAGTAAGAATGTAACACCTTCGTCTGGGGTTCAGAGCTTCCCATTTAAGAGTGTGTTGAAGGGTAAAGGTGTTGTATATCAAGGTGCACGAGAGGAGATCCAAGTTCAAGGTAATGCAAGGACCAGAGCCCCTATGGATAAGATTCGCAAGATCCCTAACATACCACAGGATTCCATGGCTAGAATGGATGGTACAATCTTTGGCAGTGGTGGAAATGTTTTAGAACCACAGTGCGAGGGAACCAGCCTAAGGGAACTAATTAAGCCTGCACGCCAAACAATGAGCAAGTTTGAGAAAATGCACTTCTTTAAGCAGATTCTTGATCTCGTAGACAAATCTCATGCCCAGGGTTTTAGTTTACAGCATTTGCGCCCATCATACTTTACTATCTCAGCCTCAAACCAAGTAAAATATATTGGTTCTTATGGTACCCAAGATTTATCAGCCCCAAGCAAACTAGATATTGCGACGGATGATATTTTCAATAGAAAAAGATACCTTGATCCCAAAGTTGAGTCCCAAGATTCTAATGGCGATAATGCTTCAATCACAAAGTATCAAAAAGTTGGTGAACAAGGATCCATTGCTGTAAGGCGACCAGTGCATACCTTTTGGGCTAATCACAGAGGGGGCAACCAAAGTGAAGGTGTTGATCCTGGTGCTTTGTGGCAGGGCAATTCGAGCTGCACTGTCCGAGAACGTTTTAAGGCTGCAGAACCTTTCTATGGCGGCAGTATGCCCTATGCTCAACGACCATCAAGTTCTGGCAACCAACAGTCAGTATTTGAATTGAGGATGCTGGAGGAAAGCTGGTACAGAAGTCCAGAAGAGATCAGTCAGTTGAAAGGCATACTTCCATCAAACATCTACAGCCTTGGGGTTCTTTTGTTTGAG CTCTTTTGCTGCTGTGAAACATGGGAGGTACATTGTGCTGCAATGTCAGATCTCCGCCATCGCATTTTGCCCCCAAATTTTCTTTCAGAAAGTCCTAAAGAAGCTGGTTTCTGTCTTTGGTTACTCCATCCAGATCCCTGTTCTCGGCCTAAAGCAAG AGATATTCTAGGGTGTGACTTGATAAATGAGGGTCGAGATTTGTCcttgttagataataaaacaccAGTTGCTGTCAATGAAGAAGACACCGAATCTGGTTTGCTACTGGGCTTCCTTTCTCAACTCAAGGAAGAAAAGGAGATGCACGCTGCCAAATTGTCAGCTGATCTTGCGAGCTTGGAAACAGATATCGCAGAGGTTGAGAAAAGACACTCAATGAGGATGGGATTTAGTTTAGAGGACATGGATGTACTGGCAGGTTCTAATGATCTCTCAGGAGCTTCTGCATGTGCCCTGGGAGGTGCATCACTCTCAGGTTTGCCACCATCTTTGTGCAGATCGAGCATATATGAGGAGCGGGTCATGAGAAACTTGGAGCAGCTTGAAAATGCATATTACTCCATGAGGTCCACCATTGACACATCGGAGGCCAATATAATTAAACGAGTTGATAATGATGCTTTAAGGGTTCGTCAAAATTTTCACGAGCTGCATAGTGATGCTAATGCTATCGATGAGCAAGCAGACCCCCTTGGATGCTTTTTTGATGGCTTATGCAAGTATGCCCGGTATAGTAGGTTTGAAGTACGGGGAATTCTGAAGAATGCAGATATACTTAACTCACCAAATGTGATTTGTTCGTTAAGTTTTGATCGGGATGAAGAATattttgctgctgctggtgtttcaaagaaaattaaaatatttgaatttgatgcCCTTTTAAATGATCGTGTTGATATTCATTACCCATTGATAGAGATGCCTAGCAAATCCAAGCTTAGCTGTGTCTGTTGGAACAGCTACATAAAAAATTACTTGGCATCAACAGACTACGATGGCACTGTTCAG TTGTGGGATGCAAGCTCGGGTCAAGGATTCACGCAGTTTACGGAGCACCGAAAAAGAGCTTGGTCTGTAAGTTTCTCAGAGGTGGATCCAACTAAATTGGCAAGTGGAAGTGATGATTGCTGCGTGAAAGTTTGGAGTATTAACCAG AAAAATTGCACTGATACCATCAGAAACGTGGCCAACGTGTGCTGTGTACAGTTCTCCCCATACTCCTCTCGTATGTTAGCTTTTGGCTCGGCTGATTATAAGATATACTGTTATGATCTGAGGAATACAAGAATCCCATGGTGTACTATTTCTGGGCATGGAAAAGCTGTCAGCTATGTACGATTCTTGGATCCAGAAACACTTATCTCTGCATCAACTGATAACACCTTGAAAATATGGGATCTCAACCGGACTAATTCCAGTGGATTATCTACTGATGCCTGCAGTATGACGTTGAGTGGCCATACCAATGAGAAG AATTTTGTGGGGTTATCTGTTCACGATGGATACATAACTTGTGGTTCTGAAAATAATGAA GTATTTTCTTATTACAAAACCTTTCCCATGCCAATAACTTCTCACAAGTTCGGTTCAATCGACCCAATAACTGGACAAGAGACAAATGATGATAACCAACAATTTGTGTCCAGTGTTTGCTGGCGAGGGAGGTCGAACATGGTAGTGGCTGCCAATTCTACTGGCAGCATTAAAGTGCTTGAGCTTGTGTGA